Proteins from a genomic interval of Poecile atricapillus isolate bPoeAtr1 chromosome 1, bPoeAtr1.hap1, whole genome shotgun sequence:
- the CPB2 gene encoding carboxypeptidase B2 isoform X1: MKFYLLFFTLFILVPEKHVFTIPRDEVLWALPQTDEQVKALQDLLNTPEVILWQPVVVENIKKDREVHFYVRASKINSIKAQLRQLTIQHKVLMGDVQGIIEKQTVNDTISARGSSSYYENYHSMKEIYRWMEEVVKVHSDLLQKIYIGSSYEKRPLYVLKISKSMEKSKNAIWIDCGIHAREWISPAFCLWFIGHVIHVRERDQTMTTLLEHFDFYIMPVINVDGYEYTWSHPSNRLWRKSRSSHGNSKCIGTDMNRNFDAHWCGPGASHSECQEIYCGPYPESEPEVKAVARFVRDHKDTIKAYITMHSYSQLVLFPYSYTMNKSKDHEELESLAQKAAKAIKRTTWKTYRPGAGAQTIYLAPGGSDDWAYDLGIKYSFTFELRDTGTYGFLLPSREIKPTSLEALSAVKEIAQHVLQNL; encoded by the exons ATGAAGTTTTACCTGCtcttttttactctttttatcTTGGTTCCAGAGAAGCATGTCTTCACTATTCCAAG GGATGAAGTTTTGTGGGCTCTCCCACAAACTGATGAACAAGTTAAAGCTCTTCAGGATTTACTGAACACCCCTGAG GTCATTCTCTGGCAACCTGTTGTTGTTGAAAACATCAAGAAGGACAGAGAAGTCCATTTCTATGTCAGGGCATCCAAAATAAATAGCATAAAAGCTCAGTTAAGGCAACTGACCATCCAACACaa AGTCTTGATGGGAGATGTTCAAGGAATTATTGAAAAACAGACTGTCAATGACACAATCAGTGCTCGCGGATCTTCCTCGTACTATGAAAACTACCACTCAATGAAAGAA ATATATCGTTGGATGGAGGAAGTAGTGAAAGTCCACTCTGATCTCCTCCAGAAAATATATATTGGATCATCCTATGAAAAGCGACCGCTTTATGTTCTGAAG ATTTCtaaaagcatggaaaaatcaaaaaatgcCATATGGATTGACTGCGGTATTCACGCTAGAGAATGGATTTCTCCTGCTTTTTGCCTGTGGTTCATAGGTCAT GTAATCCATGTGCGTGAGAGAGATCAGACCATGACAACCCTCCTGGAGCACTTTGATTTCTACATCATGCCCGTGATAAATGTGGATGGCTATGAGTACACGTGGAGCCACCCCTCT AATCGCCTGTGGAGAAAAAGCCGCTCATCGCATGGTAACAGCAAGTGCATTGGTACTGACATGAACAGAAATTTTGATGCACATTGGTGTG GTCCAGGAGCATCTCACTCTGAATGCCAGGAGATTTACTGTGGACCCTACCCAGAGTCTGAGCCTGAAGTGAAAGCAGTGGCTCGCTTTGTCAGAGACCACAAAGACACCATTAAAGCCTACATAACCATGCACTCCTACTCCCAGTTGGTGTTGTTTCCATATTCTTACACTATGAACAAAAGCAAAGACCATGAGGAGCTG gAAAGTCTGGCACAGAAAGCAGCTAAAGCTATAAAGAGGACGACTTGGAAAACTTACAGACCTGGTGCTGGTGCACAAACAATCT ATTTAGCTCCTGGAGGGTCTGATGACTGGGCTTATGATCTTGGcattaaatattcttttacCTTTGAGCTTCGTGACACGGGAACTTACGGATTTTTGCTTCCTTCTCGAGAAATCAAGCCAACTTCCTTAGAGGCACTTTCTGCTGTCAAAGAAATAGCTCAACATGTTCTACAAAATTTGTGA
- the CPB2 gene encoding carboxypeptidase B2 isoform X2, with translation MKFYLLFFTLFILVPEKHVFTIPRDEVLWALPQTDEQVKALQDLLNTPEVILWQPVVVENIKKDREVHFYVRASKINSIKAQLRQLTIQHKVLMGDVQGIIEKQTVNDTISARGSSSYYENYHSMKEISKSMEKSKNAIWIDCGIHAREWISPAFCLWFIGHVIHVRERDQTMTTLLEHFDFYIMPVINVDGYEYTWSHPSNRLWRKSRSSHGNSKCIGTDMNRNFDAHWCGPGASHSECQEIYCGPYPESEPEVKAVARFVRDHKDTIKAYITMHSYSQLVLFPYSYTMNKSKDHEELESLAQKAAKAIKRTTWKTYRPGAGAQTIYLAPGGSDDWAYDLGIKYSFTFELRDTGTYGFLLPSREIKPTSLEALSAVKEIAQHVLQNL, from the exons ATGAAGTTTTACCTGCtcttttttactctttttatcTTGGTTCCAGAGAAGCATGTCTTCACTATTCCAAG GGATGAAGTTTTGTGGGCTCTCCCACAAACTGATGAACAAGTTAAAGCTCTTCAGGATTTACTGAACACCCCTGAG GTCATTCTCTGGCAACCTGTTGTTGTTGAAAACATCAAGAAGGACAGAGAAGTCCATTTCTATGTCAGGGCATCCAAAATAAATAGCATAAAAGCTCAGTTAAGGCAACTGACCATCCAACACaa AGTCTTGATGGGAGATGTTCAAGGAATTATTGAAAAACAGACTGTCAATGACACAATCAGTGCTCGCGGATCTTCCTCGTACTATGAAAACTACCACTCAATGAAAGAA ATTTCtaaaagcatggaaaaatcaaaaaatgcCATATGGATTGACTGCGGTATTCACGCTAGAGAATGGATTTCTCCTGCTTTTTGCCTGTGGTTCATAGGTCAT GTAATCCATGTGCGTGAGAGAGATCAGACCATGACAACCCTCCTGGAGCACTTTGATTTCTACATCATGCCCGTGATAAATGTGGATGGCTATGAGTACACGTGGAGCCACCCCTCT AATCGCCTGTGGAGAAAAAGCCGCTCATCGCATGGTAACAGCAAGTGCATTGGTACTGACATGAACAGAAATTTTGATGCACATTGGTGTG GTCCAGGAGCATCTCACTCTGAATGCCAGGAGATTTACTGTGGACCCTACCCAGAGTCTGAGCCTGAAGTGAAAGCAGTGGCTCGCTTTGTCAGAGACCACAAAGACACCATTAAAGCCTACATAACCATGCACTCCTACTCCCAGTTGGTGTTGTTTCCATATTCTTACACTATGAACAAAAGCAAAGACCATGAGGAGCTG gAAAGTCTGGCACAGAAAGCAGCTAAAGCTATAAAGAGGACGACTTGGAAAACTTACAGACCTGGTGCTGGTGCACAAACAATCT ATTTAGCTCCTGGAGGGTCTGATGACTGGGCTTATGATCTTGGcattaaatattcttttacCTTTGAGCTTCGTGACACGGGAACTTACGGATTTTTGCTTCCTTCTCGAGAAATCAAGCCAACTTCCTTAGAGGCACTTTCTGCTGTCAAAGAAATAGCTCAACATGTTCTACAAAATTTGTGA
- the CPB2 gene encoding carboxypeptidase B2 isoform X3, which translates to MSSLFQGGCALPLLFRVLMGDVQGIIEKQTVNDTISARGSSSYYENYHSMKEIYRWMEEVVKVHSDLLQKIYIGSSYEKRPLYVLKISKSMEKSKNAIWIDCGIHAREWISPAFCLWFIGHVIHVRERDQTMTTLLEHFDFYIMPVINVDGYEYTWSHPSNRLWRKSRSSHGNSKCIGTDMNRNFDAHWCGPGASHSECQEIYCGPYPESEPEVKAVARFVRDHKDTIKAYITMHSYSQLVLFPYSYTMNKSKDHEELESLAQKAAKAIKRTTWKTYRPGAGAQTIYLAPGGSDDWAYDLGIKYSFTFELRDTGTYGFLLPSREIKPTSLEALSAVKEIAQHVLQNL; encoded by the exons ATGTCTTCACTATTCCAAG GAGGTTGTGCTCTTCCTTTGTTATTTAGAGTCTTGATGGGAGATGTTCAAGGAATTATTGAAAAACAGACTGTCAATGACACAATCAGTGCTCGCGGATCTTCCTCGTACTATGAAAACTACCACTCAATGAAAGAA ATATATCGTTGGATGGAGGAAGTAGTGAAAGTCCACTCTGATCTCCTCCAGAAAATATATATTGGATCATCCTATGAAAAGCGACCGCTTTATGTTCTGAAG ATTTCtaaaagcatggaaaaatcaaaaaatgcCATATGGATTGACTGCGGTATTCACGCTAGAGAATGGATTTCTCCTGCTTTTTGCCTGTGGTTCATAGGTCAT GTAATCCATGTGCGTGAGAGAGATCAGACCATGACAACCCTCCTGGAGCACTTTGATTTCTACATCATGCCCGTGATAAATGTGGATGGCTATGAGTACACGTGGAGCCACCCCTCT AATCGCCTGTGGAGAAAAAGCCGCTCATCGCATGGTAACAGCAAGTGCATTGGTACTGACATGAACAGAAATTTTGATGCACATTGGTGTG GTCCAGGAGCATCTCACTCTGAATGCCAGGAGATTTACTGTGGACCCTACCCAGAGTCTGAGCCTGAAGTGAAAGCAGTGGCTCGCTTTGTCAGAGACCACAAAGACACCATTAAAGCCTACATAACCATGCACTCCTACTCCCAGTTGGTGTTGTTTCCATATTCTTACACTATGAACAAAAGCAAAGACCATGAGGAGCTG gAAAGTCTGGCACAGAAAGCAGCTAAAGCTATAAAGAGGACGACTTGGAAAACTTACAGACCTGGTGCTGGTGCACAAACAATCT ATTTAGCTCCTGGAGGGTCTGATGACTGGGCTTATGATCTTGGcattaaatattcttttacCTTTGAGCTTCGTGACACGGGAACTTACGGATTTTTGCTTCCTTCTCGAGAAATCAAGCCAACTTCCTTAGAGGCACTTTCTGCTGTCAAAGAAATAGCTCAACATGTTCTACAAAATTTGTGA